AGAATGCTTTGCTACCAAGCCTTGAGACTCTCGTTTTAGACTCCGTTCGGTTCTGTAACCCTGTTGATTGTGCGTTTAAGGCGTTTCTTTCGGCTTGCCCTGTGCTTAAGGAACTAATCATTGATGGTGTGTGCTGGGAAACTTGCGAATGGTCAGGCATCATGTCTAGTCAAAGTCTTCAAAGACTTACTATTGGTCGTGAACTGTCAGGTTTTGATGGACCTGATCCACAGTACATTACTTTTGATACTCCAAGTCTTACCTACTTAGACTACTGTGATTTTGTCCCGGATGGGTATGCAATTGTTAATTTCGAGTCCCTTGTGGAAGCTAAGCTCAATCTTCTTGTGATGGTAAATCGCCAATGGGATTGGGAGTTTGCAGATGATGGTGATATCTTGTCTAGCAATGCAACAAATCTGATTCAAGGGATAAGAAATGTCCAGATCCTGGAATTATCATCTCCTTATACTTATGAGGTAAGAAGTGTATCATTGTTTCTCTTTGactattctttttatatttcttgtagtTGGTAATTACAGTTTCATACAATAATAGAGCATGTATAGGTGAACAAAGCTAGCATTTTAGGGTGCATAGGATGTTGACTcgttgatttgatttggtttcagATGCTTTACTTCTTCCGTGAGGCAATTCCAGTATTTGAAAAGCTACATCATTTAATTATGACGCATGATGATGCGGGATTCTGTTGGAGATTTCTTCCATTTCTGCTAAACAAGGCTCCAAATCTGAAGACTAGCCAtgggcattcgggtactcgGGTCGGATTCGAGTAAGAacggatcgggttcggattttTCGGGTAGAGGAGTTTAGGACTCAATAGGGTAAACAGAAAATATCGGTTCGGGTTCAGTTCGGGTCTTACCGGGTTCAGG
The sequence above is drawn from the Camelina sativa cultivar DH55 chromosome 4, Cs, whole genome shotgun sequence genome and encodes:
- the LOC104781807 gene encoding F-box/LRR-repeat protein At3g58980-like encodes the protein MDHIISDLPDEIIRLIVSFVAAKDAASLLVTSRMFGNLYTIIPDLVFDDTSKFHGTFTDFVSEAMARLETNTCIRRFSLKSERGLDPDRINHWLRDVLNHRGVMDIEICIYGGYRYNKLPLEFFTCKTLKKLKLGRDIVISVLPQNALLPSLETLVLDSVRFCNPVDCAFKAFLSACPVLKELIIDGVCWETCEWSGIMSSQSLQRLTIGRELSGFDGPDPQYITFDTPSLTYLDYCDFVPDGYAIVNFESLVEAKLNLLVMVNRQWDWEFADDGDILSSNATNLIQGIRNVQILELSSPYTYEMLYFFREAIPVFEKLHHLIMTHDDAGFCWRFLPFLLNKAPNLKTSHGHSGTRVGFE